In the genome of Brachypodium distachyon strain Bd21 chromosome 3, Brachypodium_distachyon_v3.0, whole genome shotgun sequence, the window CCTCGACTGGCCGCGGCGGCTCACCGTCGTGCGTGACGTGGCGCGCGCGCTGGCGTTCCTCCACGCCGAGTGCCAGCCGCCGGTGGTCCATGGCGACCTCAAGCCCAGCAACGTGCTCCTTGACGCCGACTTCCGCGCCAAGCTCGCCGACTTCGGGCTCGCGCGGTTCAAGACTCTGGATCAGGAGGACGCCATTGGTGGAGCCGCCTTGACCTCTGGCCCTGCCGCGGACGACTTCATGAGCCAGGAGCTCGGCGAGGCCGGCGATTTGTCCGCTACCGCTGCTTCCGCGGCCATGAAAGCCGACGCGAAAGAGGAGTATTCGTCGTGTCCGGCGGCTAGAGGAGCGTGGGGGAAGGAGTGGTGGTGGAAGCaggacggcagcggcgagctCGACTCGCGGGACTACGTGGCCGAGTGGATCGGCAGCCAAATCTGCCCTGAGAGGAACCCCGATTGGGCCGACGACATTCACGACGACCACAAGAACTCGCCCTCCGCCACGGACGAGAACGCCGCGTCAGCAGCCTCGCCGGATGAGGACAAGAAGAACGCCATCGACAGCGGCGCGAGTAAAGGCGGCGAGAAGAAGGAGGCGAACCAGATGCGGGAGTGGTGGAAGGAGGAGTTCTTCGAGGAGATGAGcaagaagggcggcggcggcagcttcgACAAGCGCCGCGGCAGCGCCAAGCCATGGCTGCGGTCCATCAGCATGAACACCGGCAGCAAGAGCAACCACCGCAATGCCGACGGGCCGCAGCATGACGTCGAGCCGGACGTGAGCAGCTTCCGGAGGAACCGCAAGAGCAGAaggagccggcggcgcggccagtCCGCGGGCGGCAGCGACATGAACAGCGGCGACCTGTTCAGCCGGGATCTGAGCACGACCACGAGCATGCGCGGCACCGTGTGCTACGTCGCGCcggagtgcggcggcggcgacggcggcgacctgCAGCTCGAGAAGGccgacgtgtacagcttcggcgtGCTCGTGCTGGTCAtcctctccggccgccggccgctccACATCCTCGCGTCGCCGATGAAGCTCGAGAAGGCCaacctggtgagctggtgccGGCAGCTCGCGCGCGCAGGCAACGTGCTCGAGCTAATGGACGAGAGGCTGGACGGCGCCTACGACAAGGACCAGGCCACGCTCTGCGTGCAGCTCGCGCTGCTCTGCCTGCAGCGCCTGCCGGAGCACCGCCCGGACGCCACGGACATTGTCAAGATCCTCGCCGGCGAGATGGAGCTGCCGCCCGTGCCGGTCGAGTTctcgccgtccccgcgcgtcCGCCCGTTCCCGCGCTCGTCCCGCCGGGCGCAGACGGATGCTGCCACTGATCACTGACGCCTAGCATTTGATCCTCGCAAGCTTGCAGTCTGGACATCAATGTCGCCTAATTATTAACAAGGAATTCTTTCGATTCTAACAATTTGATCTTGCTTCTTGCAAGTTGCAGCAAGAAATTGTAAAGATTTTGCTGGCGTTTTCTCTCTTCGTTTCTAAGACATGTAACAAAAATGTACCACTGGTGATTTGTTGTTTCTGTGCATACGATGCCTTTCACCTGATTTAGCTAAGGAATTTGTTgcctatattttttttttccaatgtaCCGGTATCTTGTTTGCATACCCAAATATGATAATATTCTAGGATTTAATGGAAGCATGGTCTCTATCAAAGAGGAGGGGAGAAAGAGAAATGAAACAAGTGGAGCAATCAGGTCGATTAGATATTTCAATCGTGTGGCGCCAATATGAAGCATAAACATCAAGATACATCATGCAGATGACCAGATGCCATAGAAGAGGGAGCACATTGCGTCTCTATTTTCTCTTCAGCAGAAAATGATTTCTAGCACAGTGGTCAACTCTCCACAATAGGCAACAAAAGAAGTTTTGGATTGGTTGTCTGGTTGGTGTTTCCTCCCATCTTTGAGTTGGTAAAGTTTCTGCTTACTTTTCTTCAAGGAGATGGTAAATACCATCTGGAAAAACTCATCACAACTAGTTGTTGATGAAGTCAAAAGAATCTTCTCCTCAGTACCAACTCTGAACCCTTCTTCCATGCAaatcaaaagcaaaaaaagggCTTATGTAGAATTTCAGGGTTAACCAAAGATACTACATTTTCTGTATATAAGAAAAATCCGTTTTCCATTACACCTTGGAAAGATCACAAGCAAAATTCCATTCATATTACTCTGAAATCAACGGCCTTGCTATGACAAAAATTCATTCATACGCATACCTGCGTTCTGCCTTTAGGTGGGCTTTCTGACAGTTCATACTTCAGTCTACAATTCATACTTCAGGCTTCAACtcattgtcgcaccagtggcacccggggcaccaccgctgcatgacgtgtgggccacctcgcttgttCCCCCGAAGGATCGCATCCCAGGCAGCACTGCACAAGccgcccggcaagtcaccagcccggaaggACTAGCGGGGCTGCGGGGATTGccctggagggcagcaagggaattcccgcctgggcgcttcccgagAGGTtccttgccgggaggggggttcccgggcgcaagtGTCCAttacaggagcgggaccgaCCGAGCAGgacagcgacgccacgtggccgcccggcggGCTCCCTAtgcgcagggttcgtcaggacaaggagtgaagcacacgcgAGCATTAAATGtaccgacagaaaggggattccccatccattcagcctacagtgactggcctgGGGTAAATTTTAGGCCTAGATCCTAGTCGCAGGGCTACTCAACCTGCATGCAAggcagcgcaccgagggggagttttCCTAGCTCTTTGCTCGCCATTtttcacccatgcaccgtggcacctgtgctATCCCCTTtgatataaaaggaggacccacgccaacggtcaaagggttggatgAGTTTCCATTTCATTACTAGCAATAGCtcgaagtagcaagtagcccttagcgaaaaagagagagcacccggggactccccccggcaacctgtaaaccctgaTTCACTAgctaataacaaactcagaaacaggacgtagggttttacccCTCAggatggcccgaacctgggtaaaaacgtttTCGTGTCCATTGTGCTCCTACGCTTTACatcggcctcgccggcgatcgccggagcgatcccgtCGCCcgctgccgaacctaaaagggggtgctcgcgcatccccggtgtctgagcctcGTGCTACGACACTCCTAGATTGCATAAAGGCTTATCATCGAGTGGATGGTCCAAAAGAGCAAAATTTTGCCTCCCACACCTTTCAAATGACGCTTAATCTGCACCAGCAGCAGTAGTTTACTGTTGGCAATTGGCAAATGGTGCTGGTGATTGGTGTGGTGACTTGTGCACTCAAAGTGCTTCCACGATGTGGTGTGGCAGTGTGGCACTGCCCTACCATCTCCCTGCCTGCCAGCCCACATGACTTTCCAGCTCCTAGTGCTGTCCATTCTCATTAGTTTATGGCCTCCATTTGGTTGGATTAGGCTGTGATATATCTCTGATCTGCACTGAACGATCTTTCAGTTTGGTAAGGCAACAATCCTTTCTTACTGTTGGCCAATTATTTTAGTGGTTGCTTAAGATAGAATCAAGTTGCTGCCAGTGTTTCACGGATTTGACCTCTGGATTGTGTTAGCACTAACATACAGTAGTGCTCAAGCTGTGGAATGCTGTGGATTGGTCAAAATGCTTCTAGGAGGCAGTAACTGGACAAACAGGCCGGTCAATACTGTTAAAAGACAGATGCACAATGGGCAAAAAAAGAATAGATGGTCCTTGTTTGATGCATGATGGACCAGGTTGACCTGCAAGGCTGTTAAAAGTGGATTTGTAGTCAATTTTATGTCCAAGCCGCGAAAATAAGAGAAAGCTTACACGGTCCCTAACCTACACAGTAGGTTAACATAGAACGAGTAATGGagaatatgaatatatgattAACTAAGCATCCGCTTTGTATAAGATGTCATTATTTTTGTCCCTTTTTTATCTGACTAACCATATGTCACATTTTGTTTGTCCCTTCCGCGTACGATGCATTACATCGTGAGAACGATATCTTTATCCATGCATGTCATCGATTTGacttgcattttctttttggaggAGCATTATCAAAGGGTCCAGGTTGCTTATCCTTAATTGCTACTACTACTTCATACAAATGGCAATCATGCCCGCAGTACTGTGCTAACTCCCCTCTTGATGCGTGCCAGAGGATAATTGTAGATACGCCTGGATTTTGTGCAGGACAGCATGCATGGGGGAATACATAATTGATCATTGCCTGATTGGCTcaagtatttcttttttcaggtAAGATGGAGTATGCGAGACATCAGACGTCACGTCACGCATGTGATCCTCTTGGCCAGCTCATGTGAGGATCGGTTGCTGCGGCTGTGCTGACCATGGGAATGGATGTTTGACCTGTTGCAGGGGAAAATGTACCTGTTTATTCGTATTGCTTTTTCGGTTACGTGTTTCTTTAGGAGGAAATAAACTACTTCTACCAAAAGTGGCCCGACAGGCTGCTTACCAGTCCGTACTGGTTGCAAAACCACAAGTCAACCTTATAATTCTTCTTATAATTCTTCTTCGTGAAATTTTCTTGGCTACATGTCGTAGCCCGAGGCTTAACACCAAGGATGCGAggcccctttttaggttcgcagagggcgtcggggatcgctccggcgatcgccggcgagaccGATGTCAGGCGTGAAGATGCACGAGACCgttttactcaggttcgggccacactgagatgtaaaaccctacatcctACTTCTATGTTTTTAGCAGCCAatgaacaagggtttacaggttgccggtgttggaaatatgcccagccgggggagtccccgggtgttctcttcttttctgctaagtgctacttgatATTTTTGGGCTAAAACCAGTAAggaccgaaccctttgaccgttggcgatggtccttcttttatattcaaggggataccacatgtgCCTTGGTGTATGGAtgacaagtgtcgagcaaaTACCTTAGGCAATCTGCACTTGCTGCaccggcatgcatgcatggtacaAGGCACTGTGCCTAAGGCGGTACGTGCTTGCTTGACAAGAGCcactcactgtgggctgacttgACAAGAAACCACCCTTCTGTCGAAGCATTacatgcttgcttgtgccacactcctcgccctgacgAGCACTGCGCAcagggagcctgccgggcggccatGTGGCACGGATGCTCTGCCCGCTGGGCACCGGCCCTGTCGTAGGCGCCTTCGCtcgggaacaccctcccggcaagtgaccttcccagGGGGCGTCCTGGCCAAGGCCCTCTTGTTGCCTTCcggggtaacccccgcagcccggctagtcctgctTGGCTTGCGACTCCCCGGGCAGCTCGAGCGGTGCTGCCCAGGGTGTTGTCCTTTCGGGGAGCACGTGGGACGACCCACGCGTtaagcaacggtggtaccccgggtgccactggtgcgacagtagcccccgggcatgggccggcaacgcctgctCCCGAGTGAACtcatccttggtcggttgccgggctacgcccttaaccgacgcgtggggcCCGAGCCACTTCAGATGCCCGCTTATGCGTTACTCCAAGGACTCCACCGTTACGGGCAGAGTAGTGGGGGTGAGATTTTCGCCCTAACCTCCCCTTAATCgtgggtggttaaggccacgtctcCGCATTCCCCCTCTTTAAGCGTAATTATCCCCAACGCACCCGTAGGttgcggatgcgaccgttgcttAGCACCGGGGTGCTATAAAACCCCACCGCTgtgctgaggagcaaacacttagcccccagtccttcttcctcatccccatTCTTCCTTGCGTCCCTGAATCCTGCTAGTCTCCGCCCacattccccatggcgcccactGCCCCCAAGAGatggaaaggctccaagagttcTGCGGCCGAGAAGGGCGAGAAGGCTTCCAAGAAGCCTctctcggagaaggaccagaagaaaaGGAAGTTGAGGGCCACGTAGGCCTTCTTCAggcctggctacaacggcgaggggcttgacaagatccggcacgccgtcgcctcccggTTCAACAAGTACAGCGAGACGCTCGTCTTCCCCGCCGGagccgaccaccaggacaacgacttccagGTGTTCGCCCGCTTCATCCTTACCGGGCTGGTACCTCCATactccctcttcctccacgcactcatggcggcgtaccagctccgggttgcgcagctccaccccacctccctcttccttctcgccgtcttccaattTCTCTGCGAGGGGTTCATCAgggtgatgccgtcagtgGTGTTATTCCACCaatacttctacccgcgcgtcgagcaaTCGGAGGCGATGTCATCGAGGGTGGtgttccgtgcccgcgacaggacgaagtcggagttcatcgtgcggacggagaagaagatcgagaaggagcgACGCCCGGATTGATGCTGGGTCCGCGTGGAGGAACCAGACGAGTTCATCTACGCGCCCACCGAGCTACCGGTGGGCAACGACAGTTGGCGAGACCGCTACAGCCGTGACGTggagctcctccccatcgtcgagAGGATCATGGCCCTGCGACTAGTGAGGCTCACTGACCTTGACGTGGCGTGCACCTACATGAGCCAGCAcatcgcgccgctgcagctgcggtctCGCCCcgtgtggatgtacacggggcccggggaCACCACGCCCCTCCAGAGCGCGGGCGTGACCCCGGATGTGATCCGGGCGCGGGTGAAGggaatcaccggcgaggacgcccCCTTCACGGAACTGCCCCCGggggctccctccctccacgccggcatcgcgGGGCTGCACTACATCGTCAGCAGCTACCTGCCCTGCAACGAGggggggctgatgtccgaaTCCCCTGCTCGAGTCCCGCAACCTCCGCCACCTGCAGCCCGTGGGAAGAGAGTGACCGAGGAGAGTGAGGGGGAATTGGAGCTCAGTTAGCCCAACGTCGAGTCCTCCGGTGACGAGGCTGGCCGCGTTGTCTGGGCCCAGACGCCCCCCCctgcagcagaggaggaggaggatgaggacgaTGCACCTCTGGCGCGGAGATCAAGTGCACCAACGGCTACAACCACCTctgcagcagccgcaagagggggaggacgGATACTGCACCCGCTGCGCCAAGCAAGAAGCCATGCACCCGGGCCAGTGCTAGTGCCAGTCAAACCGGCACGGGgtccagcggcgccgccaccacgctTGCCGCCGAACCGATCctagtggaggaggagcccgcagcAGGTACAGGCCCCTCCCTTGGTTCCATTGCACACGCTCCTTCTGCACATTGGCCCATAACCGTGCCATTACCTTGTCTCGCAGGCGAAATCTAGCCCGCAGCGGACAACCCGGCAGCAGgagccgggacagaggaggaTAAGGCTCCCCCTGCCAGCacggcggccccgcaaggtactcgtcCAGAGCCTTCTTGCGTTCATCGCCGGGTACCTCAGCTTAGCCCGAAGCACTCATTTTGCCCTTGTCGCAGGTCCCATTGCACCCACAGCGGGGGCGGGTGATgcggtgatcgacctcacctctGACATCGAGGACGCAGGGTTGAGAGACAAGCCAGAGGCGGCTCCCGCGCCAAGCCCCGTCTTGCAAGCCGGTGGTACGGATCCCGCGGCTGCCCAGCAGGAGGCGAttcctgccgggggcgcggttCCCCCACCAGACCCGCAAGCTTCGGACatgggggtggaggaggaagtggcgggggagcagcaggcggctcccCTGCAAGGGGATGATGCTCCCCCCGGCCAGACCGTTGCGGCAGGGGTCTCGTCGTCATCCGCGGCAACCTCCAGTTTAGACCTCGGGAtccttgccggggcgacttGCTACCCAATCACAtgggacccaagcatctacgaCCAGGGGCACCAATTCCTCGACtgcatcaaggagcagcagctggcgttcgtcacctcgttcaacaaggtgagggagcaccacgagctctgtaacatcccaattttttctaatttggatgttatcacttttttttcatgtcacgtgcatatcattttgaccatatttgattttggaaATGATCTTACAATTTAAttgggagtttatttggaccttAAGAGTGATTATATGCATTTGTTACAATTTATTTGAgctgcatatgcattaaaaatagttttataaattatatttcatgaGGAAACTATTTTTCCTAGCTTCCAAACAGGTATTTGGAATTTCaggaattttctggaatttttccgatgccgtttggtattttatttgcctTAATTGATTTTCTGGCAATTTAGAGACCCAGAAAAactatttctttatttgtttttattttattccaCGGAGTACGTTTTCTCTACACGGAGGCGTATTTCCGTGAAATCCGTTTTCACTTAAGTGTACCGAAGGGGTATCTTTTAATCTCATCCATCCATTTCCCATCCAACggccatcctttttttttcctttttcctttttcctttttcctttttttttctttttcttttctcttttcctccttcttcttcctcacgcaCGAAGGCACAGCCTGTGCTGGCTGCGTCCATGGCCAGGCCCAGctcggccgccgctgctgctcgccggcccctgccccgccgccctggctccgcccctcgccgccgcagccccgccgcccgcccgcagcccctgccatggccgagcccgagctcgagctcgagtctccggcgtccatggccgccCACCTCGAACACCACCCTCCGAACCGTTTTTCTCCGCGATTTCTTCGCTAATTCGTGACCCACACAGCAAGGAATCTATCCCAACAAGATTGAAACCCTCCCGGACTCTATCTCGTCCAAATTTTAAGCGAAACCGAATCCCGTTCAAATCTCACCCGCCACCGGCCTTAtcccgagcgccccgagccctATAAATATCCCAAGCTGACGCCCTCGAGAGCCCAGACCAATCTCTCGAAATCTAGCTCGAAGCCGCAGTCAACCTTGCCACCAATTTCAAGTTTTGTCGCCGTTTCCACgcaaactccggcgagcaattcctaCCGCCTCGCCCCAAATTAGCccgagccaccaccacctttaGATCCCTATCGACGCCTagaacaccatacaccacagcATTGCCTCCGGAAACCTCTGTTTCGCCGACTCccatcaactccggcgaactccatcttctccggtgagctttcttgctctgttttcGGGCTGCAGTCTATTTTGATTAGCCTACTTCTATACTCCGTATCTTTTGTTCCGTAGATCCTATTTAGGAAATTCTTTTTGCATCTGGTAGCTTACATATTTCTCTATAAATTAGACCTCTTTAGAAGCCCCGTCTCTATCATCTTCAGCAGTGCATCATCGTTCCA includes:
- the LOC100837271 gene encoding putative receptor-like protein kinase At1g80870, which produces MPSSRILQALPPPTAPPPPPSSSKSHRHVLLAAATAAAATSGMLLLLLILLHALRRRRRRNPTLPFSPPPQATPARPLRRYSRRALRRATGGFHASRLLGRGAASPVYLATFPDASLAAVKTCSSPHELHLLASLPADSPRSIVSLLGYSSSSPRAGADGQPSLLLVFEYLPQGSLQGALFGDGGAQGGGFLLDWPRRLTVVRDVARALAFLHAECQPPVVHGDLKPSNVLLDADFRAKLADFGLARFKTLDQEDAIGGAALTSGPAADDFMSQELGEAGDLSATAASAAMKADAKEEYSSCPAARGAWGKEWWWKQDGSGELDSRDYVAEWIGSQICPERNPDWADDIHDDHKNSPSATDENAASAASPDEDKKNAIDSGASKGGEKKEANQMREWWKEEFFEEMSKKGGGGSFDKRRGSAKPWLRSISMNTGSKSNHRNADGPQHDVEPDVSSFRRNRKSRRSRRRGQSAGGSDMNSGDLFSRDLSTTTSMRGTVCYVAPECGGGDGGDLQLEKADVYSFGVLVLVILSGRRPLHILASPMKLEKANLVSWCRQLARAGNVLELMDERLDGAYDKDQATLCVQLALLCLQRLPEHRPDATDIVKILAGEMELPPVPVEFSPSPRVRPFPRSSRRAQTDAATDH